From the genome of Poecile atricapillus isolate bPoeAtr1 chromosome 23, bPoeAtr1.hap1, whole genome shotgun sequence, one region includes:
- the LAMB3 gene encoding laminin subunit beta-3, whose product MEPRCQLWPWALCVLLAAPGLLGAQGACSQGACYPPPGDLLLGRAPHLRASSTCGLSKPETYCTPHGQWSMKCCRCDSRLPHSYSGHRVENVLSSAGRARWWQSQNGVERVSLQLDLEQMFQLDGVVLHFRSPPAAMLLERSVDAGRTWQVLQYLASDCATAFPRVPRGSPEGWQDPRCQELHGHPLHGGTVKFSVRDLGSTISSSYSQAIEKLGPFTNLRINFTALPHIPRQGYHSPSTFYAVTEMQVLGSCFCHGHAERCAPAGDQHSTVPGHCVCQHNTAGPHCERCAALFNARPWAPAEDSDPRACQRCDCNGHSSSCHFDPELYQASGGASGGVCDSCQHNTEGNNCERCKTNYFRNPRRELSHPEACLPCECDPDGAVPGSVCDPGTGRCVCKDNVQGERCHLCKPGFAQLAAANPAGCRRCTCNALGTRQDTAPCDSDTGSCFCLPNVVGSDCGQCAAGHWGLAGGQGCRPCACHPRGSHSPDCNQFTGQCPCRDGFTGQTCSAVGQQQCPPRHYRDAQGGCTECDCDFQGTEELGCDVATGRCLCRAGVSGPRCAQCQRGHCSPFPGCQLCHPCFLSHGGDIERLRQRQAGLANATARLPAGTGGSRLGPRLSQAQESLQRAQGILSHPSGTPQGLAQAGSTLQAIREQVRGINPDLHFLDDTASLSRELEALNSSLVVTSSQYQSKKSQFESSRSRDVSGAFQTIRSAHQSSSSAASLATGAPGLLAQARESHRSAVGLQGDLAGDTAKLLALKGELASAPDLTPVINQVCGGSRAEPCTPARCQGLLCPRDNSSGCGAGQPCHGLLPLASGALAAAGRAATEFSSLSARLQDTAQLIKTTELSASQIQSSTRRLVEQLGVTRTQIQGDVQRVRQLLQRVRSFLADKDTDPAAIQEISESVLSLRLPADAAAVRRRMTEIQRLAAELQCPEDILAQTAEDIARAKRLQQEAEQARNRANAVEGSVEEVLGNLQRANSVLLEAQGALRGSGSSLRFIQERVEEIEAVLGPAEKHVGAVGPGLAGLAGRLAQLQHSAAQNRLRAGDTRDAAAAAARQAGSVQQAFAQVKELYSELQSRMEQGLALGEQGSRVQSIGREAQALFQETMAIMLRMQTLESEIREGNEALVSRMSRLSGLEEKVGRIRDNIKRKVNFYESCS is encoded by the exons TGGAGCATGAAATGCTGCAGGTGTGACTCGAGGCTGCCCCACAGCTACAGCGGGCACCGCGTGGAGAACGTGCTGTCCTCGGCCGGCCGCGCGCGCTGGTGGCAGTCCCAGAACG GCGTCGAGCGcgtgtccctgcagctggacCTGGAGCAGATGTTCCAGCTGGACGGCGTCGTGCTGCACTTCAGG TCACCGCCCGCAGCGATGCTCCTGGAGCGCTCGGTGGACGCCGGCAGGACGTGGCAGGTGCTGCAGTACCTGGCCTCCGACTGCGCCACCGCCTTCCCCCGAGTGCCCCGCGGCTCCCCTGAGGGCTGGCAGGACCCCCGGTGCCAGGAGCTGCACGGGCACCCCCTGCACGGGGGCACG GTGAAATTCAGTGTCCGAGACCTGGGGTCTACCATCAGCTCCTCTTACAGCCAAGCCATCGAGA AGCTGGGGCCCTTCACCAACCTGCGCATCAACTTCACGGCGCTGCCCCACATCCCACGCCAGGGCTACCACTCGCCCAGCACCTTCTACGCCGTGACAGAGATGCAGgtgctggggagctgcttcTGCCACGGCCACGCCGAGCGCTGCGCCCCTGCGGGGGACCAGCACAGCACG GTCCCCGGGCACTGCGTGTGCCAGCACAACACGGCGGGGCCGCACTGCGAGCGCTGCGCCGCCCTGTTCAACGCCCGGCCCTGGGCACCCGCCGAGGACAGCGACCCCCGCGCGTGCCAGC GATGCGACTGCAATGGTCACTCGTCCTCGTGCCACTTTGACCCCGAGCTGTACCAGGCCAGCGGCGGGGCCAGCGGGGGGGTGTGTGACAGCTGCCAGCACAACACCGAGGGCAACAACTGCGAGCGCTGCAAAACCAACTATTTCCGCAACCCGCGGCGGGAGCTGAGCCACCCCGAGGCCTGTCTGC CCTGTGAGTGTGACCCGGATGGCGCCGTGCCCGGCTCCGTCTGTGACCCGGGGACAGGGCGCTGTGTCTGCAAGGACAACGTGCAGGGCGAGCGCTGCCACCTCTGCAAGCCAGGCTTTGCCCAGCTGGCCGCTGCCAACCCCGCTGGGTGCCGCA GATGCACCTGCAATGCCCTGGGCACGCGGCAGGACACGGCGCCCTGTGACAGCGACACCGGCAGCTGCTTCTGCCTGCCCAACGTGGTGGGCAGCGACTGCGGGCAGTGCGCGGCCGGGCACTGGGGGCTGGCTGGAGGGCAGGGCTGCCGGCCCTGTGCCTGCCACCCCCGTGGTTCCCACAGCCCCGACTGCAACCAG TTCACAGGACAGTGCCCGTGCAGGGACGGCTTCACAGGACAGACGTGCTCAGCCgtggggcagcagcagtgcccgCCCCGGCACtacagggatgctcagggaggGTGCACAG AGTGTGACTGTGACTTCCAGGGCAcggaggagctgggctgtgacGTGGCCACGGGCCGGTGCCTGTGCCGGGCCGGGGTCAGCGGGCCACGCTGTGCCCAGTGCCAGCGGGGCCACTGCAGCCCCTTTCCTggctgccagctgtgccacccCTGCTTCCTCAGCCACGGCGGGGACATCGAGCGCCTGCGCCAGCGCCAGGCCGGCCTGGCCAACGCCACGGCGCGGCTGCCCGCGGGCACGGGGGGCTCCCGGCTCGGCCCCCGCCTCTCCCAGGCGCAGGAGAGCCTGCAGCGGGCACAGGGCATCCTCAGCCACCCCTCGGGGACCCcgcagggcctggcacaggcGGGCAGCACGCTCCAGGCCATCAG GGAGCAGGTCCGAGGCATAAATCCCGACCTTCATTTCCTGGATGACACTGCCTCCCTATCGAGGGAGCTGGAGGCCCTCAACAGCAGCTTGGTTGTCACCAGCTCGCAGTACCAGAGCAAGAAGAGCCAGTTTGAAAGCAGCCGCAGCAGAGACGTGTCAG GAGCCTTCCAGACCATCCGCTCTGCCcaccagagctccagcagcgccgCCAGCCTGGCCACGGGTGCCCCGGGGCTGCTGGCCCAGGCCAGGGAGAGCCACCGCAGcgctgtggggctgcagggggaccTGGCTGGGGACACGGCCAAGCTGCTGGCCCTGAAGGGAGAGCTGGCCTCAGCCCCCGACCTCACCCCTGTCATCAACCAG gtgTGCGGAGGGTCCCGGGCGGAGCCGTGCACCCCTGCCcgctgccaggggctgctgtgccctCGGGACAACAGctctggctgtggggctggccAGCCCTGCCACGGCCTCCTCCCGCTGGCCAGCGGGGCCCTGGCTGCGGCCGGCCGAGCGGCCACGGAGTTCAGCAGCCTCAGTGCCCGGCTCCAGGACACGGCACAGCTG ATTAAGACGACAGAGCTGTCAGCGAGTCAGATCCAGAGCAGCACCCGGCGGCTGGTGGAGCAGCTGGGGGTGACCAGGACGCAGATCCAGGGGGACGTGCAGCGCGTGCGGCAGCTCCTGCAGCGAGTGCGGAGCTTCCTGGCAG ACAAGGACACGGATCCTGCCGCTATCCAGGAAATCAGTGAGTCAGTTCTCTCCCTGCGGCTCCCCGCGGACGCTGCTGCGGTCCGGAGGAGAATGACCGAGATCCAAAGGCTGGCGGCGGAGCTGCAGTGCCCGGAGGACATCCTTGCCCAGACGGCCGAGGACATCGCCAgggccaagaggctgcagcaggaggcagaACAGGCCAG GAACCGGGCAAACGCCGTGGAGGGCAGCGTGGAGGAGGTGCTGGGCAACCTGCAGCGAGCCAACAGCGTGCTGCTGGAGGCCCAGGGGGCCCTCAGGGGCTCGGGCTCCTCGCTGCGCTTCATCCAGGAGCGCGTGGAGGAG ATCGAGGCTGTCCTGGGGCCGGCAGAGAAGCACGTGGGGGCCGTGGGGCCGGGGCTGGCGGGGCTGGCAGGACGGctggcccagctgcagcacagcgcGGCCCAGAACCGCCTGCGGGCCGGGGACACGCGCGACGCAGCGGCCGCGGCGGCACGGCAGGCTGGCAGCGTCCAGCAG GCTTTTGCGCAGGTGAAGGAGCTGTACTcggagctgcagagcaggatggagcagggcctGGCgctgggggagcagggcagcagggTGCAGAGCATCGGCCGGGAGGCACAGGCTCTCTTCCAGGAGACCATGGCCATCATGCTCAGGATGCAAA CTTTAGAGTCAGAAATTCGGGAAGGCAACGAGGCTCTGGTGTCCAGGATGTCGCGGCTGTCGGGGCTGGAGGAGAAGGTGGGAAGGATCCGGGACAACATCAAGAGGAAAGTCAACTTCTACGAGAGCTGCTCCTGA